The DNA region AGGTATATGGAACTCCTCTAAAATCCTCctattttatgaaaagaatTATCCAAACAAGGGGATTTTGAACACTTCAAAATCCTTGCCCTCCAAAAGCCTCCGTACGCCCAAAACCTTCAATCTAAACATAGTTTTCGACAAGACCAAGGTTATATATCTCACCAGTGATATAGaggtttaattttaaattatggtATAATATGCGCTTGTAGAAGGACGATGATGAGGAGGAACATTCCTCAAACTTATAGTACTTGCAACTACGACACTCTTAGGAGGAGGAACTGCAGTTCCCAAAGCAACAGTCGTCCCagtttctaatttttcttatttttaaattaattcaagtaaagtttcatttctaatttttcttatttttaaatataaataaaattttccaaattgagggaaaaaatacttagataaattaattcaagtaaagcgtttttctaattttgttctttttaaattaaattagatatagaagtaaatattatttagatatttatCTTCCTAACCCTATATCAGTAAATATTTATCTTTGTAaccttatttattttatagattttgacatttttagccctatatcaataaatatttacatttctaaccctatttattACATATGATACGATTTTATATGATTATAATAATGGAGAGAAAGAAATCATATACTACAGAAATTTgataaattgaataatattatgtTACAATCCACTAGCAAATCTCTTCCaagtaaaatgaataatattatgaTGTCCGTATTTTGTTAAACCCAAtccacattttctttttctaatctcaaatgaagaaatatacttttctttctttattaatcTTCATATAGGCATATTACATATGGATTTTTTTACTGCCCACAACAAAAGAATTTGTCAAACTTCTTTTCTTTGATATACCTTCCCAAACCTCGATAATTTTTGGAGTCAAGATTAAGTTAGGATAGGAAACCTGTTACAAACTTTGATACGAGCAAAGCAGCGGAATCGCACTATAAATATTTGAGAGTAAGAGTCATTCTTCACAATTATGTGAACAAGTTCATCCATCGATTGAGATCATGTTAGTAGTTTCTTACCGAACATGACAAAACTTGACTTGAAATACTTATGATCGTAGAGTCGTAAATAATGTTTTGCTTTATGGATCAGACGATTAAAAAggcttttgtatttttaaggGGAGATGAGTAGCAAAGTGATTTcgcaattttcaaattatatatttgtcaaacttgttcaaatattcaaatttattttttatttttatttctcttaatACATTTCATTATATAAACCAATTCTCTTTTACCTATGTATACTAATTATTTGTCTGTGCTTTGCACTGGTTGTTtagataaaaattatttcgCAATACCAAAttgatattgaaaattaattcaatttttgtccTATTTATTTATGTGTATTGACAAATGTGAGTATGGTGCGTTCTTTGGAATGTATTTAActtaaaaaaagttaaaaggaGATCATGTATGATATATATTGGGATTAATAATCAACTGTCAATTGACAAAGTCAATATCCCACATTcaataaatcaaaaaattgaaaaagatagtttgatgtaataattataaatcttgatgttttaatatatacgcatttgaatatatatatatatatatgaaattaagttTATGATTATATAAATAGTTACTCCAATTAATATTTACTCATATTAACCTcatataagaaaaatttatatacacTTATagatatgataaattttttaaaaaacaattgactatatttcatttatttaaattctaagattgaatttttttaatatttaccCATATTAAGTGCATGGGAATAAACCTTATATATGttgatagatatatagatataaagcatatgatgaaatttttaaaaataattgactatattttatttacttaatcCGAAGTTGGAATCTTTTTTAACAATatgttattatttatattacaatAAAATTGTAGATtacattaaaataatttttcataatttattttcttacaaTATTCTATTTAGGTATAGCATTTAATgcattattaaatataaaatttatattttcattacaTATAGTATTTATTAAGATATTGACCTTCCTAATGCtatattatttatacattTACCTTTTTAACCATATTTATTGTCTTATTGTCATGTCTAAATATATACTATTTATTTGTGCGTGCTTTGCACGGATTATTTAGATAAAATTTGTTTTGCAAGGCTGTCGTTAAGTGGTCTTAAGCGACTTGAGGGTTAGGTTAGTCAGTGTTTGTTTGGAACTTGAAGAAGTCGCCACCCCACCATTTCAAAGTGGTCGGTGAGCCAGCTTATGAACTTGTTTGTTTGACTCGGTCTACGAACCAATGACCTGGGGGCTCTTTTTACGGGAGCAGAGACCCATGAACCAATAATCCACCCTTTCCGTACCCTCCTGGGCTTTTAACTTTGTAATACATTTTAATTTACGTCCAATTGTTTCGTTCTAAGTTCAGGGTCGTACTTCacttatatacatgtatgtacaAGTTACATCACACCTGTGTAATGTACCCATACGTCTCCAATACATACATCTACGTGTACATCCATCCATTTATACATGATTACATACACATCCATCCACATACATTTACATTCATCCATCATTCATTCGATTGGGCCTCAAATGGACTTTGGTGATTGAAATAAGCCTAGTGAGCCTACAAAATGGTCTAAgtccaaaaaaggaaaaataagaataaattgGGCCTATAGCCCCTACCAATGAAAAGCCTATATAATTTTGACGTAAGTCTACTCATTTTATTCCTACTTTATCCTAGTTGtgcataaaatcatatatccatgattaatcaattttattcccctaaaattctacaaaaATTCCTATCCTTCAAGGTCTAAGGACCTTCAATTTTAACCTATGACTCAATTAGTGAGTTATTCCACTTAAAGCCCACGAAATCAATATTATCAAATATACATGattatccatttttttatctttattaATCACTATTCACACGAAAAATGAGTTTTTCCTTAAATTAATCCCTCAATTAATTCCATGAGGGACTCTATCCGGTTTATTAGTCCTAAGCCCTTATGGTTCTACCCTCAAGGTTAGGGCTGGCAATATTTCAcacgacacggagttaaacgggtttgggTTGGACGTTTTTGATAATCTGTCTAAACAGGTCCAACCCATTTAAACACggttaataagcgtgtcttacTGGGTTGAACTcgtgtaacccgattatacacgattaaacctgtttatttagacatgtttaatcgtgttactataatcGTGTAACCCGTTAACCCGTTTATGTATAggaatttaccaaaatatcctcATGTAACCCTAAGTTCCTAAGTCCCTaacataatttcattttctttctttcaccAAATCCAACACAGTACAACCGCACTTCCACTTCTACTTCTACTTCTCTACTACCCTCCCTCAGATCTCATCTGCgatttgattttcttcttctcatccATCAATGGCGAAGTTCTGCTTCTTCACTCTCATTACTTTCCTCTTCGTGCACCTTGCATTGTCCGCAGATATGCCTCAGATCTCGCCCTCCCCTGCTCCCAAGCTCACCGCCAACTCCACTCCCACAATCTCCCCTTCGAAGCCCACTACTTCGTCGACTCCCGCTCCTGACAATGCGCCTCACGGCTCGATCTCATCCTCGCCGTCGCTGCCGCCGTCGGATGTGGCTCCCGCATCTTCCCCGTCCACATCCCCCTCCCTTCCATCTCAATCTCCGTGTTAACAtgtaaacatgtcgtgttaatgtaTTCGGGTAAACGAGTTAATCGAATAAACAAATCGTGTTAATGTGTCCAGGTAACCGGGTTGATCGGATAAATaagtcgtgttaacgtgttcggataacggttataatcgtgtcgtgtatacgtgtacatattatgacacgtttcaaTAAATGAgtttaaacgtgtctaaacgggttgacacggatataaacatgtcgtgtacgggtttcCAAAATatgacccgtttaataatcgtgtcgtgtacgggttatgactttGATGAtacgaacccgtttagacacgacacgtataaacacgacacgacacgaattgccacccctacTCAAGGCCACATAGACCTTCCTATCAACCGGACACATAATTAGTGTCTAATTAACCCTTAAACCCATGAATTGAGGTCCTATGTACGTGATTAATACCAACTGAAACTTCGATTTTCCAATTTGACCACAAATTGACCCTTATAAACATTTACACATACTCGGCCACACACATACACTCACTGACTGTACGATTACACAAAATGGACCCCTTAACACCAAATTGACACCAATAGGACTAATTCCTAGGGTCGAGTCCTTAATTAAGCTAATTTCACCTATATTGGACATGATTAAGCTAAAGTTGACCCTAATTACACCTAAAGCCCACTCGACCACTCTCAACCGAGACAAACAGAGGAGTCATTCATTAAATCATGAGACAACTGGAATAAAATGGGCTAATTGGACCATATCTAAGTCTAATCACGTAAATTAACACTAATGGACACAATTAACATGCCAAAAATCATCCAATTAAACCATCTAAGCCTAACGACCAGCATAAACTAAAATTACAGAATGTAAAACACTtcccgtttggtttcaaaattttttttaactctactctatttaactcaacttattttcaattcaacaatacaattattactttttcatttttcttcaacttttttaacaatttaattcaatttttattactaaattctcttaattattaattacttttttcataattcaacaatacaatcatcactttctctcaactatttattactgttttcacaattcaacaacacaatcattactttctctcaactattcattacttttcacactttttatcataattcaataacacaatcattacaaaccaactaaaaccaaaactcaactctaaaaccaagcACAACAGTCAATTCATGGTTCAACCGACGACATTAACCGAATTAAGACTAATCGTGGTATGGCTGAACAGTAATTAGTCCAATTCTACACTAATTAAGCAACAATCAACCCAAATTGCCGATAAAGGTTTCGGCCAACCCCCTATCAACCTGTAATCGAGTGCAAACATTAAATATTAAGCTGAGTTTGAGTCCTGTTAGCATGATACTACTCAATTAATCTTAAAATAGGCACTAATCAAGCGTAATTAGCGACCTATTAGCATCTACACTTAGAAAATGAGGAAAATAAGTGTTCATCGACCGAAATGCAAGCTAAGAGCTTGACTTCGGGTCCGACCAGAGGCTATAGAGCCTTTCTACCTTTGTTCAACTCAATGTTTCGGATCCACCGGGCTTCCAATCGTCGAAATCGAGCTTAAGCTCACAAatcttactatatatatatatatatatatatatgaaataaggTGTAATTAATGGTTTTTGGGGTATTATGGCAAAGTCTCAACTCATTAAGTTGGTAAAAAAGTCCTTTCTTCAGAAAATACccccatttataggcaaaagggagtcgggaattaatttgcaatttatgaAACCTATTGGGGTCAAAATAGAaagatttttgaatttttgaaagttcagaagCGCACAGGCTATCCGGAGAGCGCTAGCTATCCAATCCGGATAAGATAAGGCAGCTAGCGCTGGGTGGGGATACTATCCCCGCTATCGTACGTCAGCGCGGGTACTATCTGCATCTGCATCCTAAAATTTTTAGTTTGGCAGAATTTAGTTCAACTATTTTGAACTGGACtgattttgtaaaaagtaATTGCATGTCCGTCCCCAAACTTATTAGAACTTCATTTACATCTTTCTTGAAGATTTCAAGCACATTTGAGCAGAGAAAAATTACCGTAAAAAATCATTGGGTccagaaaataatgatttaaCTAAAAACACCCCGACATGAATATTTCTCACTATATGAGATATCGATTTCCCCGTCTCGAACCATTATCTTATTGAATAAATTAAGTGTATAAAAAGGTTTTAATCAGAGAAAATTAAGTTGTCATTTTCTATTGAAAATACGTGTAATTATGGTTTAAACTTAAGGTCTCCAAAGAGCACACGCCACGTTTCAAATTCGGTTTACACGTTTATCTATGAGGCATATGTAGAGTAATGCTAACTTATTTCTGCCAAACTCTTCCTCCGAATAGAGACAATGACATATGATCATGGTTGTCataatcgcgattcgaatcgtagaatcgtacgattctacgattcaaggaCTGGTGTACGATTCCGATTCTAACGGGTGAATCGGAAATGGCTGAATCGGTATGGAATCACGAGTTGGGTCGGTGAATCGTGGAATCGGTCCGACCCAGACGATTCCACAATTCGGCCCAAAGCCCTCAAAAATTGGGCGGCCCATTCACCTTGTCGGGTCGGATTCGGTCCTCCTCTTCCCCTTTCTCTTCTCTGCTCGAGAACTTCACAGAATCACAGCCCTAGTTGGAGAAGAACGACTCAGCTCTCCACTGATCTTCAGCCCCAATTTCTCCTTGTCTCGTGCATCTTGCTCGTTCGTCCTCGATTGCAGTCCTCCTCAATCCTCCGTTCTTCCCCTCCATTCGTTCTCTCTTCTGATTGCAGCTCAGCTCGTCCCCGATTGCAGCTCTTCTACTCTGGTTCAGTCGCTGAGGCGCAAGGCTCGTCTATTGAGGTGAGTCGAATCAGTCGATGCTACTTCTCTCAGTTCTTTGTGCTGTCTGTGGCTCTGTGCTAGTGTGACTGATCTGTGCCTGTGGCTCTGTGTGACTGTGTCTGTGTTGTTCTTGCGTGACTGGTCTGTGCCTGTGGCTCTATGTCTGTGTTGTTCTCGGTCTGTGCTGCCATTGCTGAAATTGAACGAAAAATCCTAAGTTAGGATTCCTAACTAAATTTAGGAAACTATAGATTCGAATCTTCGATGCTTCGGTTGCTCTTGCACAATTTGCTTGTTGAATGAATTGAATGCTTCCGGTGAATGTGGTTTTCTAGTAATCTTCATCGTGCATTTTATAGGATATGCCCTTGTGAGTCACTGCATTCTTCCCATGTCGTAAATTCTTACGCTTTGGATAATGAGGGGTTGTATAAGGTTATGCTGTcaatttattatctttattatTGTTGAAAGTCACCCACTTTAGCAAGTACTTTCTTCTTAGCGTTGTTGTGCCACTCACATCTTAATTTAAGATGGCTCAAATCTTCCCAATCATATATGTTAAATGTTTTTCAGCTTGGTGCCCTATCTCGTTTTCTTGATATCTATATTTTGTATGAGTCACCAGTGAATTTGTCATTCTATGTTGGATTCGTTTTATGCTCTTTCTATTTTGTGTTTGTCACGCTTCTTTCCACTGGAATGTATGATCTACTGCTCTAGGCAACCGATTACTTATGTTGGTTTTTTGATAAAATGCAGGGTGAAGCCTGAGCTGGATAAAGCAGTTGTTGTTAGGAAGGACTGGAAGACATCATATGATATGATGTAAGTAAGAACAGaaagttcatatatatatatgattaaattttgaaaaa from Punica granatum isolate Tunisia-2019 chromosome 3, ASM765513v2, whole genome shotgun sequence includes:
- the LOC116200749 gene encoding uncharacterized protein LOC116200749 isoform X1 is translated as MESRVGSVNRGIGPTQTIPQFGPKPSKIGRPIHLVGSDSVLLFPFLFSARELHRITALVGEERLSSPLIFSPNFSLSRASCSFVLDCSPPQSSVLPLHSFSLLIAAQLVPDCSSSTLVQSLRRKARLLRVKPELDKAVVVRKDWKTSYDMILYLALSGHRPSLGCWASPHPVAGPLPGPPGGHPFPEREQIVSVAASSYVPVKLQIFLKSRDIQLSSLTFSRTTLTPI